The bacterium genome includes a region encoding these proteins:
- a CDS encoding DUF3696 domain-containing protein, whose protein sequence is MLTHLRIKNFKAWQDTGDIRLAPLTVFFGTNSSGKSSISQFLLMLKQTAQSADRKRVLVPSDRDMPIDLGTYLDMVHGHDKPEHISFELGWNLAKEMQLKDVVHSGDVFSGRTMRFEAALALAGGKRQDVVVHRMCYQLGSLPEKGLELGMKLKTLKSPGKDKYELVNSGYNPVRKEGRVWPLPSPVHFYGFPAEVMAYYQNAGFVGDLAFALEQRLQLMSYLGPLRDYPRRQYTYMGETPEDVGWQGKQSIPAILAARERFIRPGKYKPRKSFQVLIASWLEKMGLIESFDVKPIVPDGRLYEVVVKTPMTEAHVNLTDVGFGVSQVLPVLVQCFYAPPGSIIIMEQPELHLHPSVQASLADLFIEAIQARENGKDRNIQLLIESHSEHFLIRLQRRIAEEKISREKVAIHFCKPTSSGAKMESLELDLFGNITNWPEDFFGDRFVDLAEMTRAAATRRMGEER, encoded by the coding sequence ATGCTTACTCATCTTCGCATAAAGAACTTCAAGGCGTGGCAGGACACCGGCGATATCCGCTTGGCGCCGCTGACAGTCTTTTTTGGCACAAATAGCTCTGGCAAGAGCAGCATCAGTCAATTCCTATTGATGCTGAAGCAAACCGCTCAATCGGCAGACCGAAAGAGGGTGCTCGTGCCGAGCGACCGGGACATGCCTATAGACCTCGGAACATACCTTGACATGGTGCACGGTCATGATAAGCCCGAGCATATTTCCTTCGAGCTCGGATGGAATCTCGCCAAAGAGATGCAGCTCAAGGATGTGGTGCATTCGGGGGATGTCTTTTCGGGAAGAACGATGAGATTTGAGGCCGCGCTCGCTCTGGCCGGTGGGAAACGCCAAGATGTTGTCGTTCATCGAATGTGTTATCAACTCGGCAGTTTGCCTGAGAAGGGCCTTGAACTCGGCATGAAGTTGAAGACTCTGAAAAGCCCTGGAAAAGACAAATATGAGCTGGTGAATTCCGGCTATAATCCGGTTCGGAAGGAAGGTAGAGTTTGGCCGTTGCCATCTCCCGTTCACTTCTACGGGTTCCCAGCGGAAGTAATGGCCTATTATCAGAATGCAGGATTCGTGGGGGACCTGGCGTTTGCGCTCGAGCAGCGTTTGCAGCTCATGTCCTATCTAGGGCCCCTTAGAGATTATCCACGACGCCAATACACTTATATGGGCGAGACACCGGAGGATGTCGGCTGGCAAGGAAAACAGTCCATTCCAGCGATTCTGGCGGCGCGCGAGCGATTCATCAGGCCAGGCAAGTATAAGCCCCGGAAGTCTTTTCAGGTTCTCATTGCCAGCTGGCTGGAGAAGATGGGTTTAATTGAGAGCTTTGATGTCAAACCAATTGTGCCTGACGGACGACTGTATGAAGTCGTCGTCAAGACGCCAATGACCGAAGCGCACGTGAACCTTACCGATGTTGGTTTCGGTGTGTCCCAGGTTTTGCCAGTGCTGGTCCAATGTTTCTATGCGCCTCCTGGCTCGATAATCATAATGGAGCAACCAGAGCTTCATCTCCACCCGTCGGTGCAGGCCTCGCTCGCCGACCTGTTCATTGAGGCGATTCAAGCGCGGGAGAACGGCAAGGACCGCAACATTCAGCTTTTGATCGAGAGCCACTCCGAGCATTTCCTGATCCGGCTACAGCGTCGAATTGCTGAGGAAAAGATCTCTCGTGAGAAGGTGGCGATTCACTTCTGCAAACCCACTAGTTCAGGGGCAAAGATGGAAAGCTTGGAGTTGGATCTCTTCGGC